GAGCCGGGCTGGGGGCTGCTTTCTTGCCCACGTCCGCCTCCGCTTTCGTAATTAGCCCAGCGGGGACAAGCAGATGCCCAAGGAGACTTTGGTCACCGTGAGGTGGAGTCACAGGCCTCTTCCCCAGCAGGGAGCGCTGGCCAGACGTCACCTGCAGCGGGTGCCCGCTCTGCCGCCCTCTCCCCGGTGCCCTTCTCTTCGGCCCGGCTCAGGATTTTGAGGAAAGATGGGAAAGTGGGTGGAGGATGAGAGTTGAAATGCCCAGCCCAAAACTTTGAAATAGAGCAAGACCGTCTCGCACATAGCTGTGACTTGCAAGGGGTAtttcttacccttcccccatTCCCCGGTAATTGCCAGTTATTGAGCTGATGAAGGGACTGCCATCTATCCCCTGCCACGGCCGGGTCGCGGGGTGATAGGCATCCCCCTCCAAGGGCACCTGAGTGCGTCTTTTCCTCCAGCCTATTCTCGGAGGTTTGGGGCTGTTTCTTTTGGGGAAGTCCTTCCTGCGGAGCGGTGGTGAGGATTTCCTCTACCTGAAGCCAGGTTCCAGGGGAGCCCCACGCTCCCGGGGTATCGGCACAGCGCACTAATGCAGGCAAGGGAACGAGCATTCCCCGGCTCTCCAGCCTCCTGCTGCTAACCCGCGGTCGGGGCACGACGCCGGCCCTGGCCCTCGCTGGCCCTGAGCCGGACCCCCGCCCGGCCGGGTTATTGCGCAGTTGCGGGTGCCCGCGGGGCCGAGACAAACACCGAGGTCAGAGAGCACAGCCGAGCCTGGCGACGGACGTGCGGGTGGTGGCTCCGGCTGCACTGCAGCCGCCCCGCGGGAGCCCGGGAGCCCGCGCCGGGAGCTGAGGTTTATTCACTTCTCCCTTTTGCTACTTCTCAACAGCGGCCCCTGAGGGCGCAGCGACGCAGGTCTCCCCGGTAGCTGCACACCCTACACACCACGGGGATTCTGAGACTCATCCCCGTTCCCCAAGCCTCGGTCTCCAAGTCTCCCCACTTTtctgccccccacaccccactcCTCGGCTTgctgccctccccactcccttccgTCTCGCCGGCGCGTCCTCGCTCCCTCCCCGTGGCCTCCGCTCCTTTCACCTCTTGCTCCTGCTTGTCGCAATCACTGTACAAAGGGCCGTGGGCGGGAGTGGGGGGCGGGTGAGGGGAGCCGGGACCGAACTGGCTGTCTCTGCGGGGCCGCGGCCAATCCGGAGtgcaccccctccctccccgcgggaGGGCCCTGGGCAGCTGCCGCGGCCCGGCGGAGCCGCGGCCAGAGCGGGGAGCTCGCCAAGGGGACCTCCCCGCCGCTGCCGCCCGCCGGGGGCTCTCCGGCCTCGCCATGCCGCCGTGGGGCGCCGCCCTCGCCCTGCTCCTGGCCGCGCTCGCCCTGCTTGGCCTGCTCGCCGCGCTGCTGCGGCGCCCCGGGAGGCGCGCCGTCGGAGCGAGGACCCTGCCGGGGGCGCAGGGCCAAGACCACGAGGAGGAGGTGGACGGCGCAGGCCCCGCGGACCAGTTCAGCGACGGGCGTGAGCCTCTGCCCGGCGGGTGCAGGCTCATCTGTAAGCCGTCGGCGCTGGCCCAGTGCCTGCTGCGCGCCTTGCGACGCTCGACAGCGCTAGAGCCGGGCCCGCGCTCCTGGCTCTCCGGGCCCCACCTGCAGACCCTCTGCCATTTCGTGCTGCCGGTGGGGCCGGGGTCCGATCTGGCCCGGGAGTACCTGCAGTTGGCGGACGACGGGCTGGTGGCCCTGGACTGGGTCGTGGGACCTTGCGCCCGGGTTCGCCGGGTCACCAATGCCGGGGGCCTCCCGGCGGTGCTGCTGGTGATTCCCAATGCCTGGGGACGCCTCACCCGCAACGTGCTCGGCCTCTGCCTGCTGGCCCTGGAGCGCGGCTACTACCCGGTCATCTTCCACCGTCGCGGCCACCACGGCTGCCCACTGGTCAGCCCCCGGCTGCAGCCTTTCGGGGACCCGTCTGATCTCAAAGAGGCCATCACTTACATCCGCTTCCGACACCCCGCAGCCCTGCTGTTCGCGGTGAGCGAGGGCTCAGGCTCGGCGCTGCTGCTGTCCTACCTGGGCGAGTGTGGCTCCTCCAGCTACATGACCGGTGCAGCCTGCATCTCGCCGGTGCTATGCTGCCGCGAGTGGTTTGAGGCCGGCCTGCCCTGGCCCTACGAGCGGGGCTTTCTGCTCCACCAGAAGATCGCCCTCAGCAGGTGGGTAACGGCGGCTGCAGACGAGCAATGGGGGAATAGAGGTTTGGGGCCGAGAAACGGCTCTGCCTGGTTTTGAATCAAACAGGTTTAGAGCAATTTGGGCAAAGTTTTCCTCACACACTTCCTGAAGCGTCCAAACTCTCTAGTCTGGACAGAATCAGGGAAGCAGGTTTAAAAGCCACAGACGGGCTCAGCATCATTAGCTAGAGCAGGGACTCCTGACCTGGGGCCCCCTGGCCTCACTCACCTCAGCCCCACCGTGTCCTAGCAACCTGAGCACTTGCCCCACCCGCCACAAGAGGCAGCACCTGACACGGACATCGCTTAGTCCATAGCTTGTCAAATCAGCAAAGAGGGCTCTGGAAGCAATTGTGACTGGTTATCTGTCCAGAATGTTTCCTCTAAGCCTGGAGGTGACAGGAATCAGAAATTTGGTGGTATTTGATTGATTAAAATTCTTTAGACCTGACAGATGTTTTGCATATTCCCAGGTATATTCTCAATATTTAATGcaaaaattttaagagtatttaaacattttttttaatctccaaaaagaaaagaatctaccaCCAGGGTGACAGGGGAGAATTTTCCACTGAGAAGGCCTGAGTGACATTCCCACAGCAAATAACCAGGCCTCTGCTTACACCGTTGTTTTTCTAGGAGATGGAAGAACGAGGTCAAAGACATGATGGCAGCAGTGTGGTGTGGCAGAAAGACCTAGGATGTGGGGTCAGACccacttgggttcaaatcctgaattTCCAGCAAGTTAGCTAACCCCTTTGAGCCTCACTTCCCTCTTCAGTTAAATGGAGTTTATAATAACCACTTCCCAAGGTGGTTATAAGCATGAAATAAGATAATGAAAGTAAGGGGCCTGGCACCAATACATGGTGACAAttgtgatttctctttctttccttgccCTATTTTGCCTCCTGTTCTAAGAAGGTCAACCCTGAGCTCAGCAACAGCCCATGTGCTACCATGGCAACCCAGAGCCGCTGGAACAGTCCAGGGGCAAGGTACTCTCACGTGGCTTAACTGCCAGTTTCCATCCCCAAATGACCACCCTCAGTACTGACCCTGGGCTCCAGCTGGAGGATAAGGTAAGGGAAGTGGAGAGGAAACCTGGGCCTTTAGGAACTGCCCTGCCCATGGAATTTTGGGATTGCCAACTTGGGGCAAGCCTCTTTGAATGTTTGCAGGAAACACCTATCCAAATTCAGCTGGCTAAGGCTGAATTAATCCAAATAAAGGACTGAGCTGCACATCTTGGCCTCCTGGTCAGGGTGCCAGGCCCTCTCCAGGGAGGTGGAAACAGCAAAGATGTCCCTCTTTCCCAGAGCAGTTGCTCTCAGGCTCCCATTTGGGGCCTCACCCAATTAATTACACTCCCAGTCACTTCCTCCGCCACTCAGTCCTCTCTAGGAATACCTGCCCCACTGATCAAGGACACACTCATTTGTCATCAGCTGGATAgcatattatctttttaaaaagcaaacaaactaatACAACTTAAAGTAAGATGTTAATGTTGGGGGATGTCACTTGCTAGTTTGGATAGTCTGAGCCACTGAGTTCTTCCAAGAGAGGTTCAGGAGGTGACATTTCATAGCAGGTTCCCTACAGAGGGTCTGAAGATGAGGTCTGGAGGAGAGCTGTTGCAATAACTCAGCGGCTGTAAAGTCAAATGctgccccagggctggggaggtAATGCCATGAATGACTGTCCTGGTAGAAACTGTAacacaggaaggagggaggaaatgcCCTCATTGTTGCCATGCCAGCCCATGTCGCCAGATCTCCCCAATCCCCTCGAGAAGCCAGATAGATGCATTTTACGTGAAATCTCCTGATTTTAAATGATGGCAATGACATGGAAGTTTAATACATTATATGGCCAAAGAAAGCCTCTGTGGTCAGAATCTGGCCTGTGGGCTGCCACTCTGTAACTTCTGCTGTCAatttattttccagttctttcctctctttccttccttccccattcAACTTCTTTCTGCCAGGTACGCCACAGCCCTGGAGGACACAGTGGACACTGGAAAACTGTTCAGGAGCCGCTCCCTGCGAGAGTTTGAAGAGACCCTCTTCTGCCACACCAAGAGCTTCCCCATCAGCTGGGACACCTACTGGGACCACAACGACCCCCTCCGGGATGTGGACGAGGCAGCCGTACCTGTGCTATGCATCTGTAGCGCCGATGATCCTGTGTGTGGGCCCCCAAACCACTTTCTGCCAACTGAACTCTTTCACAGCAACCCCTACTTCTTCCTCCTGCTCAGCCGCCATGGAGGCCACTGTGGCTTCCTGCGCCAGGAGCCCTTGCCAGCCTGGAGCCACGAGGTCATCTTGGAGTACTTCCGGGCCTTGACTGAGTTCTTCCGAACGGAGGAGAGGATGAAAGGGCTGAGCAGGCGCCGAGTTTCGTTCCTAGGGGGCCGGCGTCGCTGGGGAACCCTGCCAAAGCGGGAGGTCTCTCCCTCTTCCAACCTGGAGGAGATCTTTAGCTGGAAGAGATCGTATACAAGGTGAGACCTGACCCAAGAACCCGCCAGCCCTGCGAGGAAGAAAGAGCTGGGCACGGCTGAGTCCTGAAAAGGCATTGAGGACTGAATGGGGCAGGCAGCTTCAGCTCTTTGCCCCTGATTCAGCCCCTTCTCTCTTAAACTGGTCTGTGGAAAGAGATGGAACTTCAGCAAGCTAGCGTTCATTTGCCCCTGAGCAGAACTCCTGCCCAGGCCCTGCTCTACACATGCCAACTCATCCTGGTTCAGCAGCTGGGCATTCCCTGTCACTGTCCCCTGTCACCGACTTCATAAGCCAAAGAATATCTCCATGTACGTCCCTGGACTCAAGAGAAAATGCTCGCTCACAGCAAAGATACAAAGGAGATGAGTTTTGTGAGCCATTGGGCAGGTCTGTGCCACATAAATAATCAGCTCTGTGACGCTGGTTCTCAAGCTGGAGCCACTTGATGTAGTGAGGACAGGATGTTTGTGTCTCGATGCTACTTCCCTCGTTTTTTTCTGCGGCTGTGGCGCTCTGCTGACTTCATGTGGTGGCAGACGTGGAAGTGGCTCACAGAGCTAACGCGTCTTGCGTTGACTGTGAGATAGGCCCAGAGGCAGTAAGTGCTGTGCTGAGACTGGGTTGGGGAGGGCAACCAGCTAGACAGCGTGAACGCCTGCGTCTGGAATACCAAGGGCCAGTCTTTCGGTTGAGTTCTGCAGGTCCTGACTGGGAGTGGGGCTGATCTGGGGCTTCAGCCTAGGACCTCAAGACTCACTAGAGAGATCCCAAGGATGATTTTAGGAAGAGGAAATCCTCGCAGGGTCTGGTTGACCATGGCTCAAGGAGCCAGGCTCTCAGACATTCTAGCTGCTCCCTCCAGTACCATTTCGGGGGATTACTCCAGAGAGTTCTAGTGAGAGGTGTTTTTCTCCTGagatgtgggctttctctaagtgGTAAAAGTATAAACCTCATATCTTAGGTGTTTTTTTGGTTAGTTGCCCTGTTTTCTGACACTACTACTAGCCTTTCCCTCTCCAGACCCTGGAGAGACATCTGGGACCagagaaagcaaacaaaatttcCAAGAGATTGGCTAGAACTGACTCAGTGATTTATGAATATTTCACATTACCATGCTTTTTCTGCTCAGTTATTCAAAAGGCCATCCatgtagatgcaggaaaagcttcctCCTGGATCTGACCACTCAGTGACTGATAGGCTCTTTGGTTTTATGAGGACTAATGCTTAAGATCAGAGTAAAATAAGGCATTGTACAGATTGACCCACACCTTGGTTTGGATTAGGCCATTAAGCAATACAATAGGACATCCAGTTCCTCCCAGAAAATCCTTGCCCTGAAATTTTAATTGGTCATCAAGAAAGAAGGCACCTGTTTTGACAGGAAGCTCCATACTGGCCTCACAAATAGCAAAGCAATTTGAAGAAGGAGAGATGTTTACCAAAAGCCATATCCTAAGGCTTGGTATGAGGAACTTCTGGGGCCATGATTTTAGGTTTGGATAATTTTAGCCCATCCTTGTTCCTCTGgatcaaataaaaagaaactctgaACTATCCAAGAATCTAAACTGAAATGCAGACAACATTCAATTGTCTAAGGCACATTATCCTGTCATGAAAaaattccctccctcctttccccactTCTTGTTCCTCCTCCTCTATGTTCCTCATCTAACATTCTCTCACCATTTCTGAGCAGGAGAGATAATAAGGAAGTGAACCCTAAAGAAGCTGTTCTACTTCTGGTTAACGCCTGGGTATAAGGCTTGGCAAAGAAGAATTACTGACATCtggccagccccctcccccagcatctGGTACAGTGGGGATTTCAGCTTATTAGGTTTTGCAGTCCCATATGCAGGACCCTATAACCATTCAGAACTCACTGCAAAATGGGGAGCAGTCCAGTGGTTTTTAaccacccccaccctcaccacCCAGGATTAAAGGGCCCCTAAGGGCTAAAATCCAGATTGTTTCTCTAGGCCAGATACCACGGGACTCTGGTTAAGATAATAGCTTTGGGAGAAATCATGGTTCCTTTTTTACAGGAAAGCCAgcttgtggggtggggtgggggaggggagatatatatatatatatatatatatataatttttttttccagttatagtCTTAAAGCTCTGTGAACAGCAGAACAGCCCTTGTCCCTTGGATCCCCTTGGATCCACAGCCCTAATGACCTAAACCCTAAAGTATTTCTCCTCCATGCCCCTGTGCCAGAGGTACTCATAGCCATTCTCAGGAAGCTACCTCTCTCTCATCTTCTCATCACCATTTGGTGACATCGCTGCTTTTCAAGCCATTTTTGCCAAGAAAGCGTAGTTCCTGTTCAAGCAGGTTTGGGTGACCCTGTCCTTCAGTCTAACGATGAAGGAATCACCCAAATTGGCTCTGCTTTGGTTAATAGCTAATTATATGAAACCAGATGGAGGAACCCCAGGCACACATTCTGAGAGAAGGCATGGCCCTAAAAACGAAGTGACAAATTATGAGTTTGGGGAagcaagaaacaaacaacaaaacaaacaaaacccaaagaagtACCACTGAGTTGGGAGTTTTCCAGGTAGCAAGTCTTTAGCAATCCTCTCAGGTCTCATTCACTTGCTTGCCTCCCTTTTGGTCTCTTCATTATTTATAAACACCTTCAAATggtaaagggggaaaagaaaacacaatccAATTACAATAAAGGAGGCATAATCTCAGACCTGAGTTATCTGTCTCCACCCACTGGATCAGAATGCAGGAAGCAGACAACTGCTTCTCAAGGTTTTCTTGAGTCCTACTAAGTTCTGACCTCTGATACCAAAGACTGTGCTAAGCTGTAACTTAATTCTCTTAAAGATttagtattttatgtatttatgcatAGGTTTCCAAGGTGGCTTGGCCAGAgatgacaataataaaaaaacatagCACCAAATCCTCATTTTGAGATGTCATCTCTGTTTTGAGTGAAGATATCCTTGCTAAGACTTGAGTACTGTTAGAAAAGAGGTCTTGACACAGGAAGTGTCATCTTAGCTTTATATATAACCTCAAAACCACCCCAGAGTCAGAAGTTGCTCTGTACTCATCTTCCACCCAGACTGCAGGATCCTTTGTCAGTCAGTCACCCTCAGTAATGCCATGGTTTCTTCCTTTAGAAATGAACTTTAGTATAAAGTTCCCACCCTGCTTAAACAGGCAGAGATACTTGGCCACTTTGGCAGAACTTGCCAATGATACCAATGATTCAATGATACCAATGATCCTACAGCCAAGCCACAAAAGATGGCATCAGAAACTGTTTTCACTAGTTATGACAGTTTGTAGAGTTAAGATTAAGAAGTTATACCTAGGGAGTGTCCAAGTGCCCAGGGATGGAACGAATGCCTTAGGAAGCAGAAGGTCCCGCATCATTGGTGGTATACACAAGCTAGACTGCTCCTAGGCACATATCATGGAGGGGACATGTGCTGAGAAATAAGGGTGGCCTACATTAGATATAAGGTCTCTTCTCATCTGAGAGTCGGTGACTGGAAATAATGCTAACGAGCTCAGTGGGTTGTAAAGACTTCTGGTTGGTTTATGGGCTTGAGGATCAGATCATAGACCTGATCCAAATTCTGGGAGTTGGGAGATGATATaaagattttaatgaaaataacccTACCAAAGTGACCAGAGGATGTTTTAAGACATCTAATAATTATGCTTTGAAGTATCCAGGAAGAGCTAAAAGTTTAGAGGAAAAGTAgaatttcattaaaacaaaaaataaaagatattaacacttaaaaaacaaatgtcTCTGGCTCCTCCAGCCTTCCTGTGTAATAAGGTATCTTGCTCTAGTGTCTATCACTAGTGAGATTGAAGAAAAAATTCTCTCAGCTTGTTTGCCTCTGAATAATAAATTGCAGTCTCCCTGCAACAATGGAacgtcattcttttttaaatctccACAAACAAATGTGCTGTTTGTCTTCTTCTTAAGTCCTCTATGTACTGAGCTGTGCTTACCTACCTGTGGAGTTAACGGAGCCTCACTGCACATTCTCTATTTGCTGGTTGTTGCTTCACTTCTATAGATCTAGGCTTgtgtcccctaacactaaccagcgGAACCTCTGTTTAATCAACAACCAGGCCTCCTGCTCTGGGCTAATAATTTCCCAGCAGGCTCAAAATTCCCTGATCATCAGTGGTACCTACACAGAGATATCTTCCAGTGGGCAATTAGTAATTTGTGTGTTGGATAGAGCACTGAAATAGTTTGGAGATGTGGGTGCTAGTTTCTACTTCATTTGTGACTCATATGAGTTTGGGCAAGTTATGAGTTATTCCATATGCAAAGACTGAGACTGTGAATAGGCCTTAATTAAGGCCTGTTAGGCTATAATGAAATAGTAAAAGCAGATGGATCCCATTCTTCAAGCCCATTTAATTCCTCAACCAGAGCTCAAAGACCTCTACAATGAGGTGGCATCTGCTTTCAGATCAGAGTCTATATTCTGATTCTTGTAAGGCCAAGGATTTCCAGTTATTAATTCCACTGCAAAGTTGGGAAGGGCCTGGAAGAGCAGCACCTTTGAGGCTTACAAACTGGGTGCTGGGTTGCCCAATTGAGGAcaaactctccccacccccttcccaaacacacacacacacacacacacacacacacacacacactctctctctctctctctctgataacCATGTTATGGCTAATAGGTTATACATTGGTTCATTTGTTCCAGCCAAAAACTATCTGCTTTCCTATTTCTTGTAAATGATGGTCAGAAAGAATGTGACTTTTAAGATCTCAGTTAGTAGTGATGGGGCTAAAGACCAGAACCCTAAACCACTGCTCTTTATGCCATACTTTGCCTTTTCCTAGTCAATCACTGGCTAAGATGACAGTAAATAATGCTCATTTTAAACTCCATAATGTAAAGGGTGTtaacaaaaggagaaagaatttgtCTTCAGAGCTGCTGCACAACTCTTGTGGCGGAGCCAACATGAATCTATAAATGGCACCCCTAAAGTTATTACACAGCCTGCAATAAACAACACCCTCAGCAGCCTTGTCTCCCTCTTATCCGTAAGAACAAGTATCTGAAAGTATAATTAAAGTCACTAATTGCCTAGGACATATATAGGAAAACCCTGGTTTGGCAGCTGGCATCACTGAGATGTAGATGATAGCACTAACTTATAACCCTGGGGCTGTGGAGCTAGCCAACCACTGtggtgattttttaatttatgttaaaatttcttttataaaaaaaaaaatttcttttatagtCAGGTAGGATGGGCTTTAAACCCTAAGCATAACTCAGAGCATCTCTGATGTGTTTAGTCAATGACAGCATTTGTTTTGGGTTGCTGACATGGTAGAAGCACCTAACTCTCCATCCACTGTAGTTTGAACCGCTCAATTGTGGGGATAAAGCAGAAAAAACTCTTGTTTTTTAAACCCCTTTTAACTCAACCAAATTCAAGGTGGGATGTTGGGAAATGCTGGAGATAGAACACCTGGaatcaaatcttggctctgccacgtAGTTGTTTGACCCAGGCAAATTAAACACTACATAAATGCTAATTAATCTCAAAATAGCTCAGCATCAACATTCTAGGAGTTTAGAAGCTatgttaaaaagttaaaagtgCCATTTTTCTGATAGTCTTCTATTCAATAAAGTAGGTAATCTCAactacactttttaaaatgacaacacttaaaactattttctaataGAACACAACATATAAACCCCAGCCCAAGAAACTCCTTCCCTCCAAATTAAGCCTTCTGACAAAGTCATTTTAACAGGACTGGATTAGATACTCTACCCCATTCAGGGCTGAAATGTGATGATTTTCAAATCTGGGAAAACGAACCCAGGTGAAACCACCTTGTGAAGCTTTGTACAAGGTCCAAGAACTGCATACACCTATGTGTCCATGTGTCTGGGAGGAACTGTAGTTACACAGACCACAACATATGTCTATATAAAACTTAAGAACCTGCAACAAGCCATTAGAAGCTAAAGTAGAATCATCTCACATCCACAGCACAGTAGGCTACTTCACTGTCTGGGCACACAGAATTCGAGGCAATTAGTCTAGAGGGTTTTAGTCTACACTAGGGAGCTCATTCTTACCCATATCTTACTCATTTTTGTAACCCCCCAatgtacagcacagtgcctgagaTTCAGTAATTACCTAGTAAATAGTCACTGAACTGAAATACACTTTATCTTTATGGGAATACAATTACTTAAAAAAACTGAGCAGACACTCTGTGTACTAAAATTACTTTattacagttgattttttttaaacatttcctttgCTATGATACAAAGGATACTTACAAACAAAATATTACATATGACCTTGTTTTCGCTCTTATGTTCTGACAACTTGGTAACAGCTTTAAATGCACAATCTATACAATTAATACAGGTTATATATGAACTATAAGGTATGTTGAACCAGAAGAATACTGACAATATACTGTACAATAAGCCTTACCAATTAGTGCTGCGGACCATTTCTACCAAAAGGAAAATGCACATCTGTACAGTCACCTTTACCAGCTGGTGCTGACAGTGAGGGAGAGGCTTCTTCCCCATTGCAACCCTTGATAAGCCTCCCCTGTGGGTGTCTGTTTGGTCCGAAAATTAAGAGGactgtgtatatttaaaattagtcTCCGGTAAAGTGGCAGAACATCACTTTCAACATGAGAATCTCTTGCCAAAAAAATCAGTCCTAGTTTTAAAAGACCACAGGTCCTTTGTCCACCATGAAAACCCTACAGGCTCAAGGGCTTTAGGAGATGAGAAGATGAAGGCTGccaaaaaaggaggcaagaaaccAAGCCAAAATCTAGGTCTTGCAAAatcatcatttttcttcccttcaccAAAGGGAActagaaatgtacaaattcattgatgaaccTCAATGATAACATATCAGTTAGCTGATAACCCTCATTTTATCTGGACCCCTGACTTGTGGGAATAACTGAAAGAGATTGTGAATAATATATACCACTTTTAGAAAAGAACCTCTTGCTTAGTTAAAATATTCCCTTTAGCCACCAAAGCTGGTCCTGGGCTATTACAGGTGtgcattcatctctcaatggtCTACTCAGAAATGATAAGGttacagctttt
This sequence is a window from Pseudorca crassidens isolate mPseCra1 chromosome 19, mPseCra1.hap1, whole genome shotgun sequence. Protein-coding genes within it:
- the ABHD15 gene encoding protein ABHD15; its protein translation is MPPWGAALALLLAALALLGLLAALLRRPGRRAVGARTLPGAQGQDHEEEVDGAGPADQFSDGREPLPGGCRLICKPSALAQCLLRALRRSTALEPGPRSWLSGPHLQTLCHFVLPVGPGSDLAREYLQLADDGLVALDWVVGPCARVRRVTNAGGLPAVLLVIPNAWGRLTRNVLGLCLLALERGYYPVIFHRRGHHGCPLVSPRLQPFGDPSDLKEAITYIRFRHPAALLFAVSEGSGSALLLSYLGECGSSSYMTGAACISPVLCCREWFEAGLPWPYERGFLLHQKIALSRYATALEDTVDTGKLFRSRSLREFEETLFCHTKSFPISWDTYWDHNDPLRDVDEAAVPVLCICSADDPVCGPPNHFLPTELFHSNPYFFLLLSRHGGHCGFLRQEPLPAWSHEVILEYFRALTEFFRTEERMKGLSRRRVSFLGGRRRWGTLPKREVSPSSNLEEIFSWKRSYTR